A single genomic interval of Koleobacter methoxysyntrophicus harbors:
- a CDS encoding DUF917 family protein, which translates to MELTREMVEAAVYGGAVLGGGGGGWIDSGLELGNLALDYGHPKLITIDDIPPDAVVVTAAAVGAPAARERYVKPYDYVRAVEMLAELLEGCIDGIITNENGASTTVNGWLQSAVLGIPVIDAPCNGRAHPISTMGAMGLTRVEDYVSVQAASGGNPKTGRRLELTVKGNIHYCSNIIRNMAVEAGGIVAVARNPVKAEYIAKNGAPGAITQAVHVGQEMIKARPKGPKRVIEAAARAVEGEVVTWGKVTKVILETKGGFDVGEVAVRDGNIVYTMTFWNEYMTLEKGEERIATFPDLIMTLSMEDATPLTTAKIKEGQEVAVIKTHRNNLKLGAGMFEMELYKRVEDTINKPILKYL; encoded by the coding sequence ATGGAGTTAACCAGAGAGATGGTGGAAGCGGCAGTATACGGAGGTGCCGTCCTTGGAGGAGGAGGCGGCGGCTGGATAGACAGCGGCCTGGAACTGGGAAATCTGGCCTTGGACTACGGCCATCCGAAGCTTATTACAATTGATGACATACCGCCTGATGCGGTTGTTGTTACCGCTGCTGCAGTGGGGGCACCGGCTGCCAGGGAAAGATATGTGAAGCCCTATGATTATGTTAGAGCGGTGGAGATGCTCGCAGAATTGCTGGAGGGGTGTATAGACGGAATTATTACAAATGAAAACGGGGCATCCACAACAGTTAACGGATGGCTTCAGTCGGCGGTTCTGGGTATCCCTGTTATCGATGCCCCGTGCAATGGAAGGGCTCATCCTATAAGCACCATGGGGGCTATGGGCCTTACCCGGGTTGAGGATTATGTATCTGTCCAGGCAGCTTCGGGAGGCAACCCGAAAACGGGCAGAAGATTAGAGCTTACCGTAAAAGGGAATATCCATTACTGCAGCAATATTATAAGGAATATGGCGGTAGAAGCCGGGGGAATCGTGGCCGTGGCAAGAAACCCGGTAAAAGCCGAATATATTGCAAAAAATGGCGCTCCAGGAGCCATAACCCAGGCCGTACATGTGGGGCAGGAAATGATAAAGGCCAGACCTAAAGGCCCCAAAAGGGTTATTGAAGCTGCAGCCCGTGCTGTAGAGGGCGAAGTAGTTACTTGGGGTAAAGTCACAAAGGTTATTCTGGAAACAAAAGGCGGATTTGATGTTGGTGAGGTAGCAGTAAGAGATGGCAATATAGTCTACACCATGACCTTCTGGAATGAATACATGACCCTGGAAAAGGGAGAAGAGCGGATTGCTACCTTCCCCGACCTCATTATGACCCTTTCCATGGAAGATGCTACTCCCTTAACTACGGCAAAAATCAAAGAAGGTCAGGAAGTTGCCGTAATCAAGACCCACAGGAACAACTTGAAACTGGGGGCGGGGATGTTCGAAATGGAACTCTACAAAAGGGTGGAAGATACTATCAATAAACCTATATTGAAATATCTGTAA
- a CDS encoding aspartate/glutamate racemase family protein, which translates to MKTFKIGLIRVLTTDDRELLNRHGKILQENFPFFEVESRCIPEQYTGVHSEETHLKAVPKVVDLAVEMEKEGKDGIIISCAGDPGLEEARQKLRIPVVGAGASTASIALGCSRRVGVLNLTEPTPEGMKQILGKHLVAEETVDARNTLELMTLEGMESAVRSSFKLKSSGAEVIALACTGMSTIGAAARIKERIGIHVIDPVLAEGMVMWSLLRF; encoded by the coding sequence GTGAAAACCTTTAAAATAGGATTGATTAGAGTCCTTACTACCGATGACAGAGAGCTCTTAAACCGCCACGGCAAGATCCTTCAGGAAAATTTCCCTTTTTTTGAGGTCGAAAGCCGGTGTATTCCTGAACAATATACCGGGGTTCATTCGGAAGAAACCCACCTCAAAGCCGTTCCTAAAGTTGTAGACCTGGCTGTTGAAATGGAGAAGGAAGGCAAGGACGGGATAATCATAAGCTGTGCCGGTGATCCCGGGCTGGAGGAAGCAAGGCAGAAACTGAGGATACCCGTGGTGGGAGCCGGGGCTTCCACTGCATCAATAGCCCTTGGCTGCAGCAGAAGGGTTGGGGTGCTGAATTTAACGGAGCCAACACCTGAAGGGATGAAGCAGATACTCGGTAAACACCTTGTGGCAGAAGAAACTGTAGATGCTAGAAATACCCTTGAGCTGATGACCCTAGAGGGGATGGAAAGCGCAGTTCGATCTTCATTTAAGCTTAAGAGTTCTGGGGCAGAGGTTATAGCCCTGGCATGTACCGGTATGTCAACCATAGGTGCCGCAGCCAGGATAAAGGAAAGAATTGGTATACATGTAATAGACCCGGTACTAGCAGAAGGGATGGTTATGTGGAGTTTACTTAGATTTTGA
- a CDS encoding DUF1177 domain-containing protein yields MLKQVIELFDLLDSSKANGEVIKELLLEKNQKNVIVESVQGDKGKTDFIKIKISGIKGKDKGGDAPTLGIIGRLGGLGARPERIGFVSDGDGALTVLSVALKLSEMATQGDHLDGDVIVTTHICPDAPTRPHDPVPFMDSPVDIYTMNKHEIDAEMDAILSVDTTKGNRIINHKGFAVSPTVKEGYILRVSEDLLDIMQNVTGKLPVTFPITTQDITPYGNGIYHLNSILQPSVATKAPVVGIAITAETPVPGCATGATHLTDIEMASRFCLEVAKAFGRKQCRFFDEQEFSRLKKLYGDLSHLQTFGNMEE; encoded by the coding sequence ATGCTGAAACAGGTAATAGAGCTCTTTGATCTTTTAGATAGCAGCAAGGCAAATGGCGAGGTTATTAAGGAACTCCTGCTTGAAAAAAATCAGAAAAACGTTATAGTTGAAAGCGTTCAGGGGGACAAGGGGAAAACGGATTTCATTAAGATAAAGATCTCCGGCATAAAGGGCAAGGACAAAGGGGGAGATGCCCCTACCCTTGGAATAATCGGGCGTTTGGGCGGATTGGGAGCACGCCCGGAGCGGATTGGGTTTGTATCCGATGGAGATGGTGCCCTTACGGTACTAAGTGTTGCCCTGAAGCTTTCTGAAATGGCAACTCAGGGGGATCATCTTGACGGAGACGTAATAGTAACCACCCATATCTGCCCTGATGCACCTACGAGACCCCATGACCCCGTTCCCTTTATGGATTCCCCCGTTGATATATATACTATGAACAAGCATGAAATAGATGCAGAAATGGATGCAATCCTTTCCGTTGATACCACTAAAGGGAACAGGATAATAAACCACAAGGGTTTTGCTGTATCCCCTACTGTAAAAGAAGGGTATATATTAAGGGTAAGCGAGGACCTGCTCGATATAATGCAGAACGTTACCGGTAAACTGCCCGTTACCTTTCCTATAACGACCCAGGATATAACCCCTTATGGAAACGGTATTTATCACTTGAACAGTATCCTCCAGCCTTCGGTGGCAACCAAGGCCCCTGTTGTAGGTATCGCCATCACCGCGGAGACCCCCGTTCCCGGCTGTGCTACAGGGGCAACCCACCTGACGGATATAGAGATGGCTTCCAGGTTCTGCCTTGAAGTCGCAAAAGCCTTCGGGAGAAAACAGTGCAGGTTTTTCGATGAACAGGAATTTTCAAGGTTAAAGAAGCTGTACGGTGATTTATCCCACCTTCAGACCTTCGGGAATATGGAGGAATAA
- a CDS encoding AroM family protein: MKAKIGMITIGQSPRTDVTPDLVEVWRDRVDIIQKGALDGLTLEEIQKMGPEDGDYTLVTRLNDGTQVIIGKKHILPKVREKVRELNEEKVDVILLLCTGEFPEMESKILIIKPQEVLHKTVAAIAGKNKIGVLTPLPEQAEQAREKWLSSGVNAEIAWGSPYGEEEIILRGIRELSGKNISLIVMDCMGYTWDMKQKAKKLTDKPVILPRTLIARVIDEMIS; this comes from the coding sequence ATGAAGGCAAAAATAGGTATGATAACAATAGGCCAGAGCCCCAGAACCGATGTAACCCCTGACCTGGTGGAGGTCTGGAGAGATCGGGTGGATATAATTCAAAAAGGGGCCCTGGACGGCCTCACCTTAGAAGAGATACAGAAAATGGGGCCGGAAGATGGGGATTATACCCTTGTAACGAGACTAAATGACGGTACCCAGGTAATAATAGGAAAAAAGCACATCTTACCTAAAGTTCGGGAAAAGGTCAGAGAACTAAATGAGGAAAAAGTAGATGTAATTCTTCTATTGTGTACCGGTGAGTTTCCTGAAATGGAATCAAAAATACTGATAATAAAACCTCAAGAGGTGCTGCATAAAACCGTAGCAGCTATTGCAGGAAAAAATAAAATAGGAGTACTTACACCATTACCGGAACAGGCTGAACAGGCCAGAGAAAAATGGCTGTCTTCGGGGGTGAACGCAGAAATAGCCTGGGGGTCACCCTATGGAGAAGAAGAGATAATCTTAAGGGGAATCCGGGAACTTTCAGGGAAAAATATATCCCTGATTGTAATGGACTGTATGGGCTATACATGGGATATGAAGCAGAAGGCCAAAAAGCTAACCGATAAACCGGTAATCCTGCCCAGAACTCTTATTGCCAGGGTTATAGATGAAATGATAAGCTGA
- a CDS encoding OPT/YSL family transporter translates to MGPQISREKLPEKHPSALNPAILVLNIIVAVLGAIIGLELITRLGISTNTSIIGALIAILIARLPFAFFKQFRQVNSQNLIQTAISGATFSAANALLLPIGVPYLLGKPELVMPMLIGASIALLTDATIIYWIFDTKIFPAEGTWPPGIATAEAILAAAKGGKKALMLVYGTIGGIIGKHLGIPTDVFGVSWIGNVWALTMFGVGLIMRGYSPRFFGIDINKYYVPHGIMIGAGLVALVQIIMIITRKEEKGKEEVKFTRTNTDLGNGLGKGLVIYLAAALILAVVGGLISQMSTGQFIFWIIFAAFAAIVSELIVGLSAMHAGWFPAFATALIFLVLGMLFGFPPVALALLVGYTAATGPAFADMAYDLKAGWILRGSGEDPEFELEGRKQQYIAEVISFLVAIVIVGLVYKVYFAQDLFPPVDRVYVATIKAGTDMQVARYLLMWAIPGAIIQFLGGPARQLGILFATGLLINYPIAGITVLVGIAIRLITVKRFGEEGQRQLYVLGAGFIAGASLYSFFMSTLKLGKK, encoded by the coding sequence ATCGGCCCTGAATCCTGCAATTTTAGTCCTTAACATCATAGTAGCGGTATTAGGTGCGATAATAGGGTTAGAGCTCATAACTAGGCTGGGGATCAGTACTAATACATCAATTATAGGAGCCCTTATAGCGATCCTTATAGCCAGATTACCATTTGCATTTTTCAAACAGTTCAGACAGGTAAACAGCCAGAACCTCATACAAACGGCCATTTCAGGGGCTACCTTTTCGGCGGCAAATGCCCTGCTTCTACCTATAGGTGTACCGTACCTGTTGGGTAAGCCGGAGCTTGTTATGCCAATGTTAATCGGAGCGTCTATCGCATTGTTAACCGACGCCACAATTATATACTGGATTTTCGATACTAAGATTTTTCCCGCTGAAGGCACATGGCCTCCAGGGATAGCAACGGCTGAAGCTATTCTGGCAGCGGCAAAAGGCGGTAAAAAAGCTCTGATGCTGGTTTACGGAACTATTGGAGGCATAATCGGCAAACATCTGGGTATCCCTACCGATGTCTTCGGTGTATCCTGGATCGGTAATGTTTGGGCTTTAACGATGTTCGGCGTAGGGTTAATTATGAGGGGGTATTCACCCAGGTTTTTCGGGATAGATATTAACAAGTATTATGTTCCCCATGGTATCATGATAGGAGCCGGATTGGTAGCCCTCGTTCAAATAATCATGATAATTACCAGGAAGGAAGAGAAAGGAAAGGAAGAGGTTAAATTTACTAGAACAAATACAGACCTGGGTAATGGTTTAGGAAAAGGCCTTGTAATATATTTAGCTGCAGCTCTTATCCTTGCAGTAGTGGGTGGCCTGATATCCCAAATGTCAACAGGTCAGTTCATATTCTGGATAATCTTTGCTGCCTTTGCTGCCATAGTATCCGAACTTATAGTAGGCCTTTCGGCAATGCATGCCGGCTGGTTTCCTGCCTTTGCTACAGCCCTGATTTTCCTGGTACTCGGGATGCTGTTCGGGTTCCCGCCCGTTGCCCTGGCATTGCTGGTTGGGTATACAGCAGCTACCGGCCCGGCGTTTGCCGATATGGCTTACGACCTGAAAGCCGGCTGGATACTAAGAGGCTCAGGGGAAGACCCTGAATTCGAACTAGAAGGACGGAAGCAGCAGTATATTGCAGAAGTAATTTCCTTCCTGGTTGCTATAGTGATTGTAGGTCTTGTTTACAAGGTGTATTTCGCTCAGGACCTTTTTCCTCCAGTAGATAGGGTATATGTGGCAACCATAAAAGCAGGGACCGATATGCAGGTGGCCAGATACCTGCTAATGTGGGCCATACCCGGAGCCATAATCCAGTTTTTGGGCGGCCCGGCAAGACAGCTGGGTATTCTGTTTGCTACAGGGTTACTTATTAACTATCCCATTGCAGGTATAACGGTGTTGGTGGGTATAGCAATACGGCTCATTACCGTTAAGAGATTCGGTGAAGAAGGCCAAAGACAGCTCTATGTTCTGGGGGCCGGATTTATTGCAGGTGCCAGCCTATACAGCTTCTTTATGTCAACCCTTAAACTGGGCAAAAAATAG